A single genomic interval of Macadamia integrifolia cultivar HAES 741 chromosome 6, SCU_Mint_v3, whole genome shotgun sequence harbors:
- the LOC122082539 gene encoding agamous-like MADS-box protein AGL62, with translation MGRKKIEMKKIDDETARLVTFSKRRLGLFKKASELSILCGAEAAILVFSESDKVYSFGHPCVYSVVDKFLIQNILPEETFPRVMDNLRGNRIHELNQEMTELHIQLEEEKKRRETLLTQGGPWLETAIENLDMPQLKQLMLSIGELRKNAIKQVNMIARNSTQAAEPLAARSAANNSDVFPHGYDYERGHF, from the coding sequence ATGGGTCGCAAGAAAATTGAGAtgaagaagattgatgatgaaacAGCACGACTTGTAACCTTCTCGAAGCGGCGACTAGGCCTTTTCAAGAAGGCTAGTGAGCTTTCCATCCTATGTGGTGCTGAGGCTGCCATCCTTGTCTTCTCTGAGTCTGACAAGGTATACTCCTTTGGCCACCCATGTGTCTACTCCGTGGTAGACAAGTTCCTCATCCAAAACATTTTACCTGAAGAAACTTTCCCTCGAGTTATGGATAATCTTCGAGGAAACAGGATCCATGAGCTCAACCAAGAGATGACAGAGCTTCATATCCAGttggaagaggagaagaagagaagggaaaccCTTCTTACACAGGGTGGCCCTTGGTTGGAAACAGCGATTGAGAACCTGGATATGCCTCAGCTTAAGCAACTAATGCTTTCAATTGGAGAGCTTAGAAAAAATGCAATCAAGCAAGTTAATATGATAGCTAGGAACTCAACCCAAGCTGCTGAGCCCTTGGCAGCTAGATCGGCCGCAAATAATAGTGATGTTTTTCCTCATGGTTATGATTATGAACGTGGGCATTTCTGA